In Platichthys flesus chromosome 6, fPlaFle2.1, whole genome shotgun sequence, the genomic stretch GTTTGCTTTTGGCCTGTGTGATGGAAACTGTAGAAGAGTTGTTTTATATGAAGGACAAACAAATTAAGTAAAGTATAGATAAATTCACAAATTTGTTACCaattaaatacatgaaaaataacaaagtaaaaacaatttGTCAAGAAAAAATGCTCATCGTtgcacaaaatgaaaagtaCTAAATCTATTTGTGTAGTTGCAGAACACAGTAGCAACCGAACCTGAGTATAGACGAGAGGCAGGCTGATCCAGTCATAACCGTACAGCTTCATACACTTTGCCCGTAAACTATTCAATTCCtgcacagaggagaaaacaggacACACAGGAGTGGTTCAGAGTCAGTATTTTCTCATAAACAAAGACGTCCAGGCTCCTTTAGCCCTGAGGAGAGACTGACACCTACAGTGAGGATGGCTGAGAGCGCCACGTCGTTGTTGATGCGACCCTCAGACCGAGCTCTCAGGGCCAGACTGACGAACCACATACAGGGAACCCAGAACTTGTTGTGAGGAGAGGGCAAGTCCTCCAGGTGCCTCAGCTCCTCGGGCGTCATCAATCCTGAAAGACAGACGCAGAGTGGCGATAAAGGCCAAAATGATATCAGCAGAGAAATCCTGAAATAAGTTGCTTTCTCTGTGTTCCCTCACTTCTTATTCTCAGCTGTTGCACCACCATATATTACTTTGTATCACACAAACAGTTCAACCACATAAGAGGGCGACATCCATATCACTATGGAATTTATTTTCTTAGACCGTCTTGGTTGGGCAGCAGTGATGAGTTTTAGAACCAAAATGCAAcagtgtggatgtagccagATTCTGAGCCTGCGCCACACTGGTCCAAAAGCACCACCTTACTGGCTTCAAGACTCCATAGGAAGAGAACCAGCAGctttgtgatgtgtttgtgttgtatagATTGAGACTAGGGAGGAATTGAACAGTGCGTTTCAGTGGTTTTATCACAGAGTCGTACCTGCCTGCACCAGGTGCTGCATGGTGGGAAACCTCTTGTAGACGGCTGTGCTGACAGAGCGGTAGATGAGGACACCAGACAGGTTGGCGTATCGCATCAGAGTCCGGCGGGTCAGCCTGGAGGCCTCGTCGGCTCCACGGACATGACCGCCCACCAATGCTGTCAGGCGGTCCGGCCAGGGGACGTTTTCAAACTGTCCCCACCAACGGGACACGACCAAGGTCACATAGAAGCCTGGATAAGGAATTTAAAAATTATGGAATTAATGACGGCCTGCGTTGCGATGGTTTGCACATGTTTGGATTAGCACTCAAatttgagagagaaaaaaatccctCAGCTCCGACTCACCCAACACAAAGGAGACAGGAATGAGCTCTGCGTAGCGGTCACAGTATATCGCCAGCTTCTCAAACAgcctcttctgctcctcactcAACACAAACCTGGAGACAAAAACATCTGCATGAGTCTGTGACAGATTAATAACTGAGAGACCTGTAAAAAGAAGTAGTGCCACACTTTATGGTCTAATACAATTCATAAGGTACAGAGGCAACCGaccataataaaataaatccttgtTTCTCATCATAACATACCATCTGTTCTTGTTTTAACAAGatacttttcattttttataatatttttgtatttatctgacATATATTTCTTGTTAAAGTACCaaatttattaatttttcttGTTTAACATAATTTATCAATTactcattaaaaaagaaaagcttcCCTCTCTTTAcaacagaaattaaatcaattaaaaggtttcaatgattaaaaacattttaaatcaatagaattttcaaataatttaaatatatacatttttatttttaagtatatttttgtCATTAGGGCAGCAGTATGCTGTTATCCTAAGATTTCCTCTACATTTTGTCCAGTTCGAATCCACTTGCCATATGGCAGCTGCTGTCACACTGGTATAATGTGGTATAATAACCGTCATTTTTATAAAACAGATCTAAAACCTTATATGTTGTATGAATACTGTTAAACAATATCACAATTAAATCTGACAAATCAGCCCTggcataaatatatatataagcagcTATTGGATTATCAATAGTATATTGCATTAGTCCATCAGGCAATAAGTAGCAATAAATTaagaacagaaaaacaatgactCTTTTACATTGGTTGTCCACCAGAGAGCATTGTTCAACTCAGCTGATAAATGTCAATATCAAATATGTTGATATGTTGATATCTGAATAAAAACTCCAGTATGGTTCTGGTAATATTGACTCTCCCCGCAGATGTCAAAtgttacatttgcatttttttctcaaGTGAATACCTATAAACAACACTGAAGAAGTAGTAGAGCAGTGTGAAGATGATGAGTTCTCTGTAGAGCAGTTTGTAGATGCTGCCTTTCCATCGCAGGAGCAGGTGAAAGAAGGTTCCCAGACCTGCATCAGCAACCCTGCGGGAGTACGTGACTGTCATCGCTGCTGCTCGCTGGCCGGCCTGCTGGCTGACTGTGGCCTGACATGAAGGAAACCACCAGCAGTGTCAGCGATCAACCTGGAGGCCAGTGTGGTCAGATATCTAAAAtggttaagaaaacaaaaacaggagggTCAGTTGTGTCCCATATATTTTCCACTTATGCTGTTATCAATTTATTTGGATCCACACATCTGGATTGACACtgagttcagtttttattaacCTATATAAAATCAACTGAAATTGATCTTTCCATTTCTACACAATcaaataatcattaaaaatgACAATTATCCTAATATTTTATACATCTATGAAGCACATCTAATGAGTAAGTGTTTTCAGGGctacaacagacaaacacaatattCCAGGGTCACAAAAGGTCAAATAAACTGAGTCAAACCGAAGTTGTGGTTACATACCACTGCATGTGAAAACGTCTGGCCATCGTGCTCGCCGGGGCTTGAGATGTGTGTCGGCAGCGTTCTCGGGGGAGAATGGTTGAGAAGggaaaacaggagagaaaaaaagagagtggGGACTCCTACACCTCCGGTCACTTGATGTGTTAATCTGTTTCTGTAACAAAGATGCATTGTGAGGCCAGGTCCTGGTAATCTGAACAAATCTGAGGACAGCACAGCGGCCGCACGCCCACAAATAGGTTGGTGCAAGGCATTACTGCAGAGTTGTGCTCAGATTTAGGAAGTATGACTTTATAAAAACCTCACTTCAATGAGTTTGGCACAGATGTAATCTCTCTCAGCTGCTTAACGACACTTTTgaacattttgtcatttttggATTTCACTAAAACCTGATTATTTTCCATTGGTAACTTCTGTCAGTATTTGACAATTATGAACTTTTGATCAGGTGACCCTGTtggggggagtggggggaggGTGGACTTCCGCCCCCCTGCTGGTAGAAATGTGCACAGCTTAGTTGTTACTGGTCAGAGAGTGTTAGTGATTAACCCTTCCTGTGGAACCAGACCCTCAGCAGCAGGGCGAAGTGCGGACTCAGTTCAACTCTGCCTTTAAAGATTATTAAAAACTGTGCCTTTCAGATTCTGGATGCTCTGGAGACCATTGGGGATCTGCTGTGAAAACTGTGGTGAGTTTaatcatgtcttttttttttattaactctTTCAAACTCCACATGTGTGATACTTGCAAGGTACCATTTAACTTGTGTTTACACTGCATAtctcaaagacacaaattccttAAGCAGGGCAAAGCCTGGAAAGAATTCAATTCAAGTGTGTGATACAGTTCAAACAGTGTGGAGGTCACATATTTTCTTGTGTTGTCCTGTGTGCAAGTTTGTTAAGAGaaacttttatattttcatcattCAAAGATCATTCTTCACGTATTTGATCTTTCTCATGTTCCCTCTCATATTTGACAGATATAATACAAATAGAAAACGTTGttaacaaaataagaaaacaatacTTGACAATAAGGAAAGGTACCTTTTGTATTTACTTGAAATACCCAGGTACAATGTCACACTCAGTCCTCTGGAGGTCTTCTGCTGTCCTCTGTGAAAGTTTGTTAAGCTACTTTAAGTTGCAGTATGTAACTTTTTCCTTTCTGTATTTTAggtccagacagacagacatcaaggtcatcatatatgtatataagtAAATATACACTGGAGATATCTACCAATTTTTTTAAGTCTTTGACCTGAAAGAGACACATGGATGCTTTGGAAGGACTTCACAGTGTCCAGatttcttcctctccaccatccTCAGCCTCATCCAGCCGCGGATATGAAGTCCTCAAGGTGGGGAGGTCCGGAATACAAGTGTACTCCTCTGCTGTCTTCTTCGGGACACCTGATGTGCTGGGACACACAGCGACCAGACAAAGGAGCAGCCGAAAACCAGAGCAGGGATGTGTGGTTGGTCGGTGAGTGTTGAATCTGGGCTAAATACAGAGGATTTTACTGGATCCCTACTCTCCATAGAGAATGACATAAACATGATGGTTGTCTGCTGCACTGGAAAAGGATATATTCATTCAATCAATTCAGGGTTCATTCATATAGTTGCACTAGTATTTGCAAATACAAGGTGCTTAACGATGCAgtcaaaatatgaataaaatgcaACAATACAGCAATATAATGAGAAATAAGATAAAGCAGGTAGATGAAATAAAATGGATGTGTTCATATATTTATGCTCATTTGGGATGTCACAATAAGGACCTTCCACCACCTATAGTAAAGACagttaatgtatatatttttttccgcTCTACAACATGTTCAACCATGGAAAGTTAACCAGACATGTGAGTGAGTAACACACTTTCCTCTCACAACATCTACTCTCTGTGAGCAAAGTGCAAGCCAGCAGATTTGacctgtgttttcatgtcaaaTCTTATCCTGACGAATGTTGTGAAGAAATAAAGAGCGACCAGGAGCCATTCTTCCATCTGTGGGTTCTCTGCAATCAGATCAGGGCTTGTTTTGATATCATTATTGTCCTTTATTAGAGTTGCAGGAGTAGAGAGCTGACAGGAAATGAACAGAGACTGATGGAGGGGATGAGGGCAACTCAGATCCGTGGCTGAACTCAAACCAGGGATGAAGAGATTACACAGTGTGGTCAGTGTCTTAAACCGCTCAGTTACCACTGTGCCACATGATTTGCTTGTCGACTCACGGGTTTGTTTCATTCTTTGGTGTTTAACTCAGAGTGGAGGAGATTGGATCACTGGGGGACAGGTGTCGAAACGTTTTTTTGTGGAAAATAGGAGTTATTACCTTCACCAAGAAGGTTATGTGTTCACCCCTGTCTCTTTGGTTGATGTTTTAATGGCtggtttgtaagcaagattacacaaaaacaaatgaacagatttcccctgtggaaggatgtggtataggCTAGGGAAGAAACAATTTAGTTTTGGTGTGAAATGCTTTGATTGTAGGTGGGTAGCTGCGTATGTGGCTCGGTACTGTATGTGGGCGGCTGCTGGCCGGATATGTGGTGGGCAGTGTtgtgccagttcacacttaacaagaactagttcatagttcaatTTCTAAAGAGTTCAGAGTTCCACAAATGAACTAGTTCACATTCTTTTGTTCCAGTTGTTTTTGGGAGGATTTAGGTGACACACATACGatcatgtatttagttattagtCGGATCCTGTCTGAGAGGTATAACATTGGTACACCTCCAGTCATGTAAGGCAATATCTTTTATCATCAATGTTGGAATATAGTTACTttgctgttttgtgtgtgtaaagtgataaatgagtgtgtgtgaatggatggtCTCTAAGACTGGAAAAGTGCTAAATAATTACAGTCCATTTACAAATTACCATGAagccaaataaaataattgaatacAATTCACCTTATTGACATGGCGGCCATTATCCTGTGATCCAGGTTACAAGTCATATGGACAATAGACTCTGACAGAGTGTTTTCTGTTCACAGCTTCCTGATTGATCAGGaagtatgttttatttaaatttatttgcATTCAACAACTTTCTCACAGGGAGGAGTCCGTTGAGTCGTGTAGAAGAAGCACCTTTCTCAGGGCTCCAAGCATCGCTGACAGAAAGACATGGTTTCCTTTCGGGGTGGTGTGCACTCCGTAAGGTAGATAGATTTTTTTCTTGAAAGACCTCAGGAGTGGATGCTGTATCACTTCACCTCCTAACTGGTGACCAGCCTGTGCCATCATCTGGTTGACAGTCCTACTGTCCTTGTTGATGATTCTTGCTTCACCGTAGCGCCACGCTactgcggtcaagccagccgacactcgcatctctgtggtcaaatcagccgacacagaaattctactgcactCATATACTGACacttatggtaaacgcatccaaaCCGCCCAGAAAGGGGACGGCAACGGAGTCATGGATACATATATCTATGCATGGATATATATCTATGAACGGAGTACTCAAAGTTAGAGGAAGTACACATGTAGGCCTACATCCGGTTTTCAAAATATAATGTTGACATGGCGCCTATAcaaaaatgcataattgaaaaataatttcttgGATTTAATTCACAAGAAGTATATATTGTCTTACCTATATCATTTATATGAATAGAAATTTTGACAATATCAATTATGAgattttactaaataaaaatcacacatttttagctTCAAGTATGTctggatacttcaaagtactgtaaaacactttgctgaataagttcagagagagactgatattactgtgttcaggacctctcactgatttggagatttttcaaagtaaaaatgtttgatattcagtatgtaggtagtcagagaggtcatGGACAGTTCGCTGTAAAAGCGAGGAAGAACACCAGTCagcaaagaaaaagacaattcatacaatttagataactgaaaacatcactaggattattttctgccaatagatccctttcacttaaATCTTACACATTGGACCTTTTAATAAAGATGAATGCACCAAAGATGAATGAAAGTCTCACTCTAACAGCAACACTTTTATAAGCATTCACATTTATTACTAGTTTACTAACACaatttgttttataatgaaCTAGACAATTTGTAAAGGATCTCTTGACAAgttataaatgaaataaagttgtgttttctttttacatttttggccAAAAATTCGAGTGGCGCTCCTGAGTACCAAATCAATATTTTGTCCTGAATGAGTATATGGGTATGAGGGTATAAGGGTTTTTGGGTATGTTGGTTTATAAGTATATTAGTGTAttagtgtatttgtgtattaGTGTATTAGTTTATTAGTATATTAGTGTTTGACTATATGAGTTCATGAGTTTATATGAGTATGTGAGGttttgggtgggggggtctCCGGACAGACCTCTGGGAGTGGATGCGcggtcatgtgacgtgtgtgtggtggaggcGGACGCGCAGAGacgctccctctcttctctgggATCAACAACGCGGAGATGAGAGTAAATCAATGAGAGACACGTCAGGAGCAGCATCTGTCCCCGTGTCCCTGACTGACCTGTCTTTGTTCGACTCTTCATTTCGAACTTGCTCGTGTTTTTGTGGCCGTCGCTGTTGTCGGTGTCTACGTCAGCGTCCGCATTCCTCCGCTGGCTGCCGAGATTTAAAACAGCTGCGATTAGTTTCAGTGAAAACAGCGGAGCGTCACTTTCTGCAGTGTTTTGTCCATCAGTTggccacagaggaggacagCTGGAGGACCGaggggacagaggacacagaggagacagggagggagctGTGTCGGTGTGCTGTCCCGGACACTGACGGGGTAAGGGCGGGCGCCGAGGGGAAACCTCTccgtattaaaaaaaaaagaaaaaaagttgaagCTAACTAGCAGGCTAACCGTGCTGCTAAATGACTGTTAGCATTTGCTTTCACCTTAAActtcacaaacaacaacagcagtgacCAACGAGCTTAAGTCTTTCAAATGAAACGTTGCCGGATCGTAGCGGAGGGTCCGGGGCGGTGGTCCGGGTCCCTCAGGGGTCTGGGACTCCTGTGATGCAGGACTTTGGCTTCATGTTTGAAACATGAGCTGATCTGACTTTTCTGCAGttgtcagtttattaggaacacctagCTAAGACTAATGCAATCCTGGAATAAGGGTACAGCTTGATCAATACCTTATCTGGTTCTGTGTATCAGTCAATAAAAGCTAGTGACAGATCCAGTCTTACTAATGAACTGATGGTGTCATGTTCCACATCATTGACTCTAAGGACTATGGTGAATCTGCGTCTTGTACCGTAAACCTATACACTTTAAACATTAACACTGAATTCGAATGTATTGTATCAGAGGTATCTTGACGgtaatgcacaaacacaatgttgtACGCCACTAACAAACAGGGCTGGACTCAAACAGCAAATTAATTGTGGAGTAATCAGTCATTATCATTTAAGTTAGTGTCCGACCGATACTTGGCTGATACAGTATCAGCTGACATGAGCCTCAAACAGACTTCCCAGTGTCTGTTTGCCGATATTCACAGATTTGAAAAGAGTGAACCATGCAGAGAAGATGTGCAGCATAaacaatctttattttcttaattaagGTTCTgtgtatttggttgtatttgtatgtatttgtcaTACCATCTTAGGAATCTTtgccatttaaaaataaaaaaaagaatatatatatttaatatataaaatggCAGATGGGTGGCATCATTGTACGATGGTTATCTATGTTTCCTCACAGCAAGGTCCAGGGAATGATCGAAGTCTGTATGTTCTCCCTGTATATGCCGGGGTTTCTCCAGGTCCTCtgacttcctctgtgtgttgttccTGTTATATAATGGCGGCGTGTCCAGACTggaccccgcctctcgcccactGTCAGCTGGCTGGGACTAGCTccgtcttccccccccccccccccggaggatAAATGGTTTAGATAGTGAACCCAGTTGTCACTTTAAAAACTTCATGTTCACTTAATAACCATgttcattattttgtttgtttgttgtgcagGTTGGTAGATCTGGATCCAGAGCCAGAGTccagagtggagggaggaggccaGGCTGGGCCCACCTCCAGCAGAGACCATGTCGACCTCTGTCGGCTCCGCAGCCCCTCACTGGAAATCCGAGAAAAAGAAATCCGCGAGAAGGGCTCAGAGATCCTCAGGGAACAACTGGACGCTGCAGAGAGGGTGTTGTAAACCActtcattacaaacacacagaagcataTTTTGACCTGAAAAAAAAGAGTTGACTGTGCAATTCTTCTTCCTTGTTCAATGTGGTTGTGACACTTTTCTTCTGCAAATATCAGGAACTGAAACTGAAAGATAAGGAGTGCGAGCGCTTGTCTCAAGTCAGGAatcagctggagcaggagctggaggagctcacaGCCAGTCTGTTTGAGGTGAGCAGTTATCATTGCTCCATGCTGAGTGCACTTTGACCTGAGTCTCAGGCCCTGCTGATGAGGGATGCTCTGTCCCCTCACTATTCCTAATAGTTACGGTTTTCATTGTAGACAGAACATTCACATTAACACTAATATTTTAGTCTTTCAAATATGCATTGCTCTGGGGCAGCTAACGCAAGCAGTAACTTTTTAAGTCAAACTTGTTAGCGAACAGATTCATCCACCAGACACAGAGCAATATTATCACATATCTGGAGTCTTGTTCATTTCCACCAGGTgaattctataaaaaaaaaattctctctGCTTTTATCACAGTTTTTGGTCTCCATCAAATCTTGAGTTTAACTTTTGCTGTTGCTGCTTTTGGAAGTCGCACTCATGATAGCAGAGAGGGTCAAAAGTTGTGGTGAAACACGgcatataaaacaataaacctGCAGAGTCAGATGATTGTTCTCTGGGGTCATCGGTTTCATGTTGGACTAACATTAGAACCCTGATAATGATCAGATTTTTTGAGAAAGACATTACTCCACACAGATTATAAGAAACGGGGGTAATGTAAGAATCAGTGATATAGCTATAAGAGTAACAATGTCTCCATTTAAAGGTCAATTCCAGAATAATGCTCACTGTCAGGATATTATCTTGTGATCACACTCACGGTTGtgtcctcagctgctgctcccagGCAAATAATACGATTTAATAGTGCAGCTTTAACATTTTACTGATTTAACTTTTAGCACGAGTGAAGTATTAATAACAACCTCACAACCAGATGTCTCGGACGTTCATACAGATTTGTTCAACCTGTATTGTTTTTGAGCCTGTGTTGAAGTAATCCACTTGTGTACAGGAAGCTCACAAGATGGTGAATGAAGCAAACgtcaaacaagcagcagcagagaaacaacTCAAGGAGGCTCAAGGGAAGGTGTGTGttgttcctctttgtttctgtccaaACCTGAACATGAGATGTCTGATGAATTGACCTTTTGTCCCATACGAAATCCTCAGACTCTCCTAAACTCCTCATGAATCCATCTCTGATTTGTCTAAGAATAGGCTGCAGTAAAGACATATTTTGAAGAGGACATAAATAGTGTTTTGTTGATGCCACCGATTTCTCTCAcatcatcttttttatttgtttccctCTAAATGTTCTGTGTCTGACTCCCAGATTGACGTCCTGCAAGCAGAGGTGACGGCGCTGAAGACTCTGGTGTTGACATCCACACCTTCCTCACCGAACCGCCAGCTGCATCCACAGCTGCAGCCTTCGGGAGCCAGGGGGGCGTACAAACACGTCGGGGGACACGTCCGAAACAAGAGTGCGAGCGGTATTTTTCCATCCTCACCTGGAAAACATGAACCTTCTTCTGTGGCCAAAGAGGACCGAGAGGTGACTTTAACAAAGTGTTGTAcactttcctcttttctccttaaaatacatttctgcatCTTTGGACTTGCGCATTCTCTTTTCCCATCAACTATTCTTGCTTccttttctcttattttgttCTTCAGctttttgatttcttttctttttctctcactaCTAACCTCTGCCTGACttgttcttcctctctgtctctggtgtctcttcctctctcagccTGCtgttc encodes the following:
- the rab3il1 gene encoding guanine nucleotide exchange factor for Rab-3A isoform X3 — encoded protein: MDALEGLHSVQISSSPPSSASSSRGYEVLKVGRSGIQVYSSAVFFGTPDVLGHTATRQRSSRKPEQGCVVGRLVDLDPEPESRVEGGGQAGPTSSRDHVDLCRLRSPSLEIREKEIREKGSEILREQLDAAERELKLKDKECERLSQVRNQLEQELEELTASLFEEAHKMVNEANVKQAAAEKQLKEAQGKIDVLQAEVTALKTLVLTSTPSSPNRQLHPQLQPSGARGAYKHVGGHVRNKSASGIFPSSPGKHEPSSVAKEDREMDSVLYAEFLMWKEHPSFERSSAFLRRIYREDIGPCLSFTRSELSQLVQNAVENNSLTIEPVALSALPMVKASAVECGGPNGFRAAIETKCALSGVSRLCQHRIKLGDKGSYYYISPSSRARITAVCNFFTYIRYIQQGLVRQNAEQMFWEVMSFRREMTVAKLGFYLTDLG
- the rab3il1 gene encoding guanine nucleotide exchange factor for Rab-3A isoform X2; translated protein: MDALEGLHSVQISSSPPSSASSSRGYEVLKVGRSGIQVYSSAVFFGTPDVLGHTATRQRSSRKPEQGCVVGRLVDLDPEPESRVEGGGQAGPTSSRDHVDLCRLRSPSLEIREKEIREKGSEILREQLDAAERELKLKDKECERLSQVRNQLEQELEELTASLFEEAHKMVNEANVKQAAAEKQLKEAQGKIDVLQAEVTALKTLVLTSTPSSPNRQLHPQLQPSGARGAYKHVGGHVRNKSASGIFPSSPGKHEPSSVAKEDREPAVPALLSLILCLVPGQSVSMTYDSHWRQRGEGLDTGSRQMDSVLYAEFLMWKEHPSFERSSAFLRRIYREDIGPCLSFTRSELSQLVQNAVENNSLTIEPVALSALPMVKASAVECGGPKKCALSGVSRLCQHRIKLGDKGSYYYISPSSRARITAVCNFFTYIRYIQQGLVRQNAEQMFWEVMSFRREMTVAKLGFYLTDLG
- the rab3il1 gene encoding guanine nucleotide exchange factor for Rab-3A isoform X1, yielding MDALEGLHSVQISSSPPSSASSSRGYEVLKVGRSGIQVYSSAVFFGTPDVLGHTATRQRSSRKPEQGCVVGRLVDLDPEPESRVEGGGQAGPTSSRDHVDLCRLRSPSLEIREKEIREKGSEILREQLDAAERELKLKDKECERLSQVRNQLEQELEELTASLFEEAHKMVNEANVKQAAAEKQLKEAQGKIDVLQAEVTALKTLVLTSTPSSPNRQLHPQLQPSGARGAYKHVGGHVRNKSASGIFPSSPGKHEPSSVAKEDREPAVPALLSLILCLVPGQSVSMTYDSHWRQRGEGLDTGSRQMDSVLYAEFLMWKEHPSFERSSAFLRRIYREDIGPCLSFTRSELSQLVQNAVENNSLTIEPVALSALPMVKASAVECGGPNGFRAAIETKCALSGVSRLCQHRIKLGDKGSYYYISPSSRARITAVCNFFTYIRYIQQGLVRQNAEQMFWEVMSFRREMTVAKLGFYLTDLG
- the rab3il1 gene encoding guanine nucleotide exchange factor for Rab-3A isoform X4, coding for MDALEGLHSVQISSSPPSSASSSRGYEVLKVGRSGIQVYSSAVFFGTPDVLGHTATRQRSSRKPEQGCVVGRLVDLDPEPESRVEGGGQAGPTSSRDHVDLCRLRSPSLEIREKEIREKGSEILREQLDAAERELKLKDKECERLSQVRNQLEQELEELTASLFEEAHKMVNEANVKQAAAEKQLKEAQGKIDVLQAEVTALKTLVLTSTPSSPNRQLHPQLQPSGARGAYKHVGGHVRNKSASGIFPSSPGKHEPSSVAKEDREMDSVLYAEFLMWKEHPSFERSSAFLRRIYREDIGPCLSFTRSELSQLVQNAVENNSLTIEPVALSALPMVKASAVECGGPKKCALSGVSRLCQHRIKLGDKGSYYYISPSSRARITAVCNFFTYIRYIQQGLVRQNAEQMFWEVMSFRREMTVAKLGFYLTDLG